One genomic segment of Acinetobacter sp. C26M includes these proteins:
- the lnt gene encoding apolipoprotein N-acyltransferase yields the protein MRTYFEKLLNPSQTQTQLPFIFPLLIALISGAIFSLALAPYYFWWLAILSPALLYAVLRQRSPRQAFALGWAYGFGLWFVGAFWLYTSIHTYGDTNAFLSILMIVFMAAAMGLFTAFQTWLYRRFFPETPLTFAPLWVLFEWAKTWVFTGFPWLFAGYAFTERLLDGYAPLFGVYAVSFVVIVLACALVEILNRRWFWAIPSALLVLGAWGAGFIQFVQPKAAKPLSVSLIQGNIPQDLKWLTEYQIKTLEIYATLTRAEWGRDLIVWPESSIPMFQTDIQEFLDAMAAQAKKTDSAWVTGIPYWDLAKSQQVGEPLYYNSIMASGSDSFGLYKKQRLVPFGEYIPLSGLLKWVLPAMQNDVSMSGFSRGEANQKPLTVKGHALAAAICYEVAYPNLTRRNASNSDFLITVSNDAWFTGTAGPWQHLQMVQMRAKENGRWFIRATNTGVTAFIDQHGHIVKQAPIDQEAVLRGELPAMQGQTLYNRLSDYPILIFSLLLLIVGWIYRPRKVDISFKSRR from the coding sequence ATGAGAACCTATTTTGAGAAGCTGTTAAATCCATCTCAAACCCAAACGCAGCTTCCTTTTATTTTTCCCCTATTGATTGCACTGATTTCAGGTGCAATCTTTAGTTTGGCTTTAGCCCCATATTACTTTTGGTGGCTTGCGATTCTATCGCCTGCGCTATTGTATGCGGTATTACGTCAACGTAGCCCACGCCAAGCCTTTGCGCTCGGTTGGGCTTATGGTTTTGGTTTATGGTTTGTCGGCGCGTTCTGGCTATATACCTCAATCCATACCTATGGCGATACCAATGCCTTTCTAAGCATTTTGATGATTGTCTTTATGGCAGCCGCAATGGGCTTATTTACGGCGTTTCAAACTTGGTTGTATCGTCGCTTCTTCCCAGAAACACCGTTAACCTTCGCCCCACTTTGGGTATTATTTGAGTGGGCCAAAACTTGGGTCTTTACTGGTTTCCCATGGTTGTTTGCAGGTTATGCCTTCACTGAACGCCTACTTGATGGCTATGCTCCGTTATTCGGTGTCTATGCTGTTTCTTTCGTCGTCATTGTATTGGCTTGTGCATTGGTCGAAATTTTAAATCGTCGCTGGTTTTGGGCGATTCCTTCAGCACTCTTGGTATTAGGTGCTTGGGGTGCTGGATTTATTCAATTTGTACAGCCTAAAGCAGCGAAGCCGCTGAGTGTTTCACTGATTCAAGGGAATATTCCGCAAGACCTGAAATGGTTGACTGAATATCAGATTAAAACTTTAGAAATCTATGCCACCCTGACACGTGCAGAATGGGGCCGAGATCTGATCGTTTGGCCTGAATCATCGATTCCAATGTTCCAGACCGATATTCAAGAATTTTTGGATGCAATGGCGGCGCAGGCGAAGAAAACCGATAGCGCTTGGGTCACAGGTATTCCTTATTGGGACCTAGCTAAATCGCAGCAAGTGGGTGAACCGTTGTATTACAACAGCATTATGGCATCGGGTAGCGATTCCTTTGGCTTGTATAAGAAACAACGTTTAGTACCGTTTGGCGAATATATTCCATTGTCAGGCCTGTTGAAATGGGTACTGCCTGCGATGCAGAACGATGTCAGCATGAGTGGCTTTTCACGTGGTGAAGCCAATCAAAAACCGCTCACTGTGAAAGGACATGCGCTTGCTGCTGCTATTTGTTATGAAGTGGCCTATCCCAACCTAACCCGTCGTAATGCCTCTAATAGTGACTTCTTAATTACGGTGTCAAATGATGCATGGTTCACGGGGACGGCTGGACCTTGGCAACATCTGCAAATGGTACAGATGCGAGCCAAAGAAAATGGTCGTTGGTTTATTCGTGCCACCAATACAGGTGTGACCGCATTTATTGATCAGCATGGTCATATCGTTAAACAAGCACCAATAGATCAAGAAGCCGTGTTACGTGGCGAATTACCTGCCATGCAAGGGCAAACACTCTACAATCGTTTAAGTGATTACCCGATCTTGATTTTCTCATTGCTTTTATTGATCGTAGGCTGGATCTATCGTCCACGTAAAGTTGATATTAGCTTCAAATCCCGTCGATAA
- a CDS encoding tRNA-binding protein, with product MQQIEWNDFTKVELRVGRIIQAEVFQQARKPAYILQVDFGEELGIRKSSAQITKLYQPKNLIGKLVVAVVNFPKKQIGPIQSECLVTGFHNAEGDVALCVPEFDVPLGTKLL from the coding sequence ATGCAACAGATCGAGTGGAATGATTTTACCAAGGTAGAATTACGTGTGGGCAGAATCATTCAAGCGGAAGTGTTTCAACAAGCGCGAAAACCCGCTTATATTTTGCAGGTGGATTTTGGTGAAGAACTTGGGATCAGAAAATCCAGTGCGCAAATTACCAAGCTATATCAGCCTAAGAATTTGATTGGAAAATTGGTGGTTGCTGTCGTGAATTTTCCGAAAAAGCAGATTGGGCCGATTCAGTCAGAATGTTTGGTGACGGGCTTTCATAATGCGGAAGGGGATGTTGCGCTTTGTGTCCCAGAGTTTGATGTTCCTCTGGGCACAAAGTTACTGTAA
- a CDS encoding DUF2798 domain-containing protein, which yields MQSSKSSTFNFQKIPNRYASIVLPFFLSIIMTFIVSCISTLRSMGFEQFSFATWMSAWGISWLIAFPVLLLVLPIVRKMTMLLVRPA from the coding sequence ATGCAGAGTTCAAAATCTTCTACTTTTAATTTTCAAAAAATTCCAAATCGTTACGCATCCATTGTTTTACCCTTCTTCTTGTCCATTATTATGACTTTTATCGTGTCTTGTATTAGTACGCTGAGAAGTATGGGCTTTGAACAATTTTCTTTTGCAACATGGATGTCAGCATGGGGAATTTCTTGGCTAATCGCATTTCCTGTGCTGCTCTTGGTATTACCTATCGTGCGTAAAATGACAATGCTCTTGGTTCGCCCTGCTTAA